GCTTATTTTTACATCTATCACATCTGTAGTAGTTACCTCATGTCCAGGTGTGTTAGCTTCAGCAGCATGCACAGATTTAGTGAAATTGTTGAGATTTTATTGAAGCCAAGGTTGACATCGCACACGGAATCCTTCAGTTCTACAATTctgtaaataaaacaaatatttaTGCACTTGAATAGTGCAAATTCTTGCACAGAGGGAATCTAGGGCACTGGTGTATTACACACAGAGAAATCACCCACATGACAGCCCACAGGTACCCTATGTGGACTCTGAGGGGGGAAAGTATCATtagcacattttttattttttttttactttcaaaccTTTTTCTGTGCTGCACAAACATCGGTCCATGTACAAAAATGTTCAGGAGATcaaacaataaaatatttaacTTAAAAAAGGGTAGAAAATTGAATAAACCAGATAGGAAATAAAATGCTTACAAGTGCGGCCTATAAACCTTCCCTGCTGGATAAAGACACCCGGGAGAAAAGATAGGAATCTCTTTACACTAAGTGGGAAGGTTTTAACATTTACGTCAAGGACTCTTGACAAGGAAGGCTCTTGACTCTGGAAGTGCCAGGAAATTATCCATTGCTTCCCCTGGTGCTCGTACACATTTGGTTTCTAGTCTCCATATTTCACCAATCCTTGCAATATTGCTGTGGTTCAAGAATATTATTCATCTCTAAGAGACATGCCTAACCTAGGCACCCCCCAGGGAAAAGCAGGATCTCACATGCCCAGAATGtgtgggtttaaaggggtagtgcggcgctaaacaattattcacaaaataacacacattacaaagttatacaactttgtaacgtatgttatgtatgtgaatggcccccttcccagtgtttccccccacccacgctagacccagaagtgtggtgcattatactcaccacatctcgtgtcgacccccgtccgccatcttgggacaatgacgtagtcttcgggaggccggccgaaccgctccagccgtccctcatgccacccccctctgccgtgtcatcagcagctcagctgcCATTGGCTTACCATAACTGcgctcagtcaatcgcggctgagcacagtatacccctttaatgtcatagTCCAGGAGAGGCATATCTATAGTGTAAGGTTCCTCCCTTTTGAGGTCACCTAaacgtggtgggatggtacacactatttgttCAAGTAATAAGCCAAGAACCTCAGTTTTTAGCAGTACGGCACTTTAAAAATATTTACATTATGCATATATCTCATACATTTGCAgcgtgcaggaaaaaaaaaatgtgcagagcataTACAATTTAGATAAATTCCCCTCCGCTGTATGTTACCTTGGAGGAACTTCGGTCAGTtgatttttgcagaaatttaCAATAGTAATGGGGGAGCTCCCGACTGCACTAAACACGGTATCAGGAATGGACGGAGCTTGCTTATCACTAAAGGAAGAAAGAACAACCAAACTTTATTTCTCATGTATGCAGCTCAGCTTGTTGCACAGCGTAACATTTCTGCAATAAGTTCTGGGTTGTTACATAATATATACCAAATAGCTGATGTGACAATACcctttattatacagtataaggaTTGCTGTATTAGGAATGTAGGTACCACTCACtgattatatatattttctcaGCTATACCATCTGCTCTGGTAAATGGGTGTAAACACAGAAGCCTATTAGCAAACTgcaggttaaagtgactctgtacccacaatctgacccccccaaaccacttgtacctttggatagctgcttttaatccaagatctgtcctggggtccgttcggcaggtgatgcagttattgtcctaaaaaacaacttttaaacttgcaggcccgtgcccaacaggcgtggcctagattgtgtatgcattaggctggcacaccctctctgtccctcctccccgcccttctcatcattacgaatgcttcaggcagattgcctcctgttccctacctgtgtcagcccgtcacatgggctggatcgttaaggcacctgtgcaatgttcagcatggagaaaatgttccagtggtattcctaatgatgaagagggtggggatgaGGGACAGAAGGGTAacaagttaggacacagatactctaagccacgcctgttgggcacggggctgcaagtttaaaggttgttttttaggacaataactgcatcacctgccgaacggaccccagggaagatcttggattaaaagcagctatctgaagctaCAAGtgatttgagggggggggggggtcagattgtgggtactgagtcgctttaaagtgactctgtccaCTGCCAttctgttaggtcaaggagacacacaatACCTTTCCTATATCCAGCTGAGCTTCCAGaacataaaaaatgcttttataatAGTATGGACCTGCTCAAGATGGGGGGCCAGGATGTACGTGCAAGAGAAGGGATGTGGCCATGAATATAGGAGTAGTTACTCCGCACACAAATTGTCAGATAATGATTAGGAAAGCAAACAGTTTTATAACATTTTATGACATTTCAGTAGTTTAGACCTTCAGATTTTGAATGCCAGTGCAGTAACGTTAATCACCGGAGACAGCGCTATGGCGGCTGTGCCAATGGCAAGGCAGAGTAGCCAATTACCATTTTTCAAGAAGAAAGCATATCCGGGCAACCATATAACAGATTTACCCTTTCATGACCAGCAATTTTCTTCCATGCGCCATAACCTTTTAATTTTTTAGTCAACATAcctatatgagggcttgtttttgtgggacaagttgaACTTTCTATTGGCACCATCTTCAGGACTTTTGATTGAGAAATATTATAGCTCAGCTCATTATGGATGCTGATGAAGTAGCAAAAGTCCAGAAaccacttaaatgccacaatcacaaTCTGCCCACaaaatttaaggggttaaactacaagGATCAAAGGTTTCTCTACTCTTGATAGTCAGAGAAAGGTCCCTGCTGTCATGCAGCATCCAAGTTCCCACAATATTATGCACAAAAGACCGTTGTCAGGCTACTTTTGCTCCGCCGACAAAATACATATTAGGGTCATTAGGGGTTTAAGAAGAAAAACAGAGACAGTGTGGCGGTGCCGATCAGGATATACCAACATATATTCAAGGTTGGTGGTAGAGTTGCTTTAACAATGCACTGGTATATGTAATCACCTTAGATCATGTTTTGTGCACCAccagaaaaatttttttgcaaaaataaaaaatgctgcaTGTAATACCTGTAATCTAAGGTCTTCAACGTGGCAATGGCATGACTATTCACCACAGCATCACTTGGCATGGTCATGGCTGTGATCACAGAAGCCTCTCCCTGCTCAGACTTCGGCTCTGCAACACAAACAGGTCACTTACCCTTAGTATAAGAACCCTTTATTTCTTGTTTGTATATTCATTTTTTAGCCTATATgactttacattaaaaaaaaaaaaattatatatatatatatatattacacatacatacacacacacacagtatatatattccCCTCCACCTACCCAGAATATATAGTTACCTGGAATCCGGCCTCTTAAATACTTAAGCAGCTCCTGGGTTCCTTTCTAAAGTTGGAAATGTTGCAAAACAAGTAAAAGAAGATCAAGTATAAAATAGTAGAAATAACAATGAAACAATGTACTAATACATAGCTCTGACTATCATTATGAAAACCTGTATGTGTTTTATAAGATCATTATTAAACTTCTATCTTTAGGACAGGGAAGATAAAGAAGATTTCTTCACTGTACATTGATGGTGATGCACAAGAAGGAATGTAGCACATATCTCTTAAGGTGgacttttcctctttttaaatatattcctggctttgtattcaataattgcaagTAAAAATCTGAACACATGAACACACTCTTACTATTTCAGGCATCAGCTTATGTCAGCGTGTAAGCCGTCTCCACCCAATCATAACAGCTACAAACCCTCTATAAAACATACAACTCCAGTCAGATTCCAAACAGTAGAAACACACTCTGCTTTTACTTACACTGAGAAGATCCCTCCTAATGCCCCTCAAAGGATTTCCTTCCAGCTGAAGTGACTTTAAATTCTGAAGATTTGCAAGGGAACTAGGcaggctgcataaaaaaacatgaGGTCAAAGAGAAACTAAAGATGAGCAActcgagcacgcttgggttcgtCTGATCCCGAATGCTAtgcattttattaccagtggctaaagaagttagatgcagccctaaacaGTAATGAAAACCTTGATATGGcccatggctgcatccatgttttaaaAGAAGAGTCCTTGGAGCCTTATTTAAAGGGCATCTCcagcgtttttcttttttagcttatttaacacacattacaaaaatatataactttgtaatgtgtctaaataagCGGTCTAACCCGATCCCCCCTTTCTGACCCCCggcccccccggaagttaaataaagtatacatacccgattacgggcgccattttgtgacgaTGTCATCACGGCAGGGGGTGGGCCAGGTCTTCATCCTCCTCTTCaggtaaagtgaatgggagaagaAAAGgttgctggtgcacttgcgcaccagcagccttttcattggctggaccgcatcacatggcttccagcttgctcagccctgattggctgagcttggtggaagccatgtgatgcgctccagccaatgaaaaggctgccggtgtgcatgcgcaccggcagccttttctctctcattcacGTCACacaaacccggaagtgagggagttctgaAGACGGCAGCCAGAGGTGACAGAGTGGCGGGCGGCAGGAGATTCAAGTGccgattgtcaccggagggatgacGTATGAGGggtgagtatgatctgtgtgtgtctgttttttatttttttttttaggtcccaccggagttgtcctGTCCTGAGTCtacaaacacaggactagcccgatatccctccgggaagggcccagccaaggcgggtgggctcctgtagggaaaccaccaaaaccaccatcttaagtggccctgtaagtcaatgtaatgacaagggaaaccatccacatacagctgtttcgggtgttgcccctcatcagtgtggagcaggattctggctaggtgggagcaatgcctagtaaagccataagagaaacagatcgctgatcagcGATCAGTTTCTCCATTTTTTAAAGGCAACCGTAGGGCAAtaaaatgcagagcattcggcTTTGGATGAACCATAGCGTGCTCTaaagtcactcatctctagccactGCCAGAGCAGTATGACAGCAGCTTACCCATTCTCTTCATTTAGAACACAATGTGATGGTGTTTCAGTAACTCTTACCTGCTCAGGTCATTATTGCTCAGATCCAGCCGCTCTAGTCCTGTAAGTAAAGCTATCTCATCGGGTAAGCTCTTCAGTTTATTATCCCGAAGCTCCAGAATGCTTAGACAGCTCAAGTGTAACAAGTGCTGGGGCCCCAGGGTATTTATCTGGTTGTTACCAACATGCAGCTCCTAAAGGGGAAAGGGATCAGTAGATTTTCTTAGTATTCAATATAAACTGATGAAAAGTCACATgctagagactagagatgagcacaactggaacaTGCTCggattgttcggtatttgataactagtggctgaagaagttggatgcagccctagggagtccagtaaAACAGGAATAGGCCATAGCCATGTTTTGCTGGACTTCCTAGGGCATTATCCAACTCCTTCAGctgctggtaatcaaatgccgaaagaatAGACAGCTGCTTATAAGACAATATGCAGACCTCACCTTCAGACGCTTGCAGTTGGGAAACTCAGGCAGGAACGTCAGCTTGTTCTGTCTTAGATACAGCTGTTCCAGTGAGTCCATTCCAGCCAGTGATGCAGGCACATCTTCCAGCAGATTTGATGTGCAATCCAGCTGTCTGAGGCCTTCAGGAAACATACAAACACTTTCAGTAATTGAAAAACATCTGGTGCGTTCTCTCAAAACCAGAGAATACTGGCGATGTAGATACAACATGATAAAAACATCACACAGAGCTCCGAACCCTCTGCATGGGCAGAGAGCAATCTCTAAAGAAATTGACAGaataagggggcatttacatgTCCGCAAAAAAAACTGTCCATGCACGGCAGTGTTCTGCGGACCAGACCTCGAAGCTCCTGGCAAAATTCATTataatgccgggagctctgagGTACAGGCCACGTGACATGTGAATGCCCAATAACAGAGAGTGAGTGCATGTAACAGGGCGTACATAACCtatattaagggtataaacccacacaccgtatatgcagcagatatgcaacaaatacgcagcagatttgttggtacagatttgatgctgtgttcagttatttagatctaatctgctgcgattttgctgcgtatcgcagcagtaaatacgctgcatatacggtgtgtgggtttataccctaagtcttacttttcagggagctgatcTCAGTAGGGAGGGCTTTCAGCTTGTTGTTGGACAAGTTGAGTCGACCGAGGTGGGTTAGACCTCCAAAACATCCCGAAATGTTTCGCAGATTATTATTGGATAGGTCCTAAAATTGGAAAACATTTTACTAATCAATGCACAAAGTCAGCAGTAAAGCATCAAGTCAACACATATTTATATAGAGCCCAAAGGGAAACTCACGTGAAGCCCTATGCTTAAGCCTAggaccagggccgcttctgccacgAGGCGGAATGaggattccgcctcaggcggcagattctgcagtCCTGAAGGGGGCGGCATtatcttcccccagttgtcattttagttaagtttaacttaacTAAAATTACAGCAGCCCCTGACTCCTAACCATCCCCCGCTGTAGCAGCGATCTATAAAGCCTCCGCTGCTCATGCTTTATCCTCACTCACCAAAGCAGCAGTAATCAGCAGGGAGGATCGGAGGTCCGGCTGGGGTGAATATCACTTGTGTCCCCACATCACCCCCTCGTCCTCGGACCCCTCAGCAGCACTCTCACCCGTATGTCCTACCCCCTGCTGCGCTCTGTGTATAGCTGTGCTGTGGCAGATATCTGTATGTAACTGCTGCACTAACCTGCCGATCTCATGTGCAGTGGGGCTGAATTCCACTGCTGAACTGTAATGGTCGTGTGGATGAAGTTTGTCCTCGGGGAGACAGACACTGTGTCCCAGAAGCACAGATATGTTCCCATTAGCTGCCTGACAGGGGCGCCATACCTGCACATTGTCAACCAATTTGGACTTAGACAGCGCCCCTGTGCTTCTGGGACACAGCGTCTGTCTCCCCGAGGACAAACTTCAACCACACGACCATTACAGCTCAGCAATTCAGCCCCACTGCACATGAGATTGGCAGGTGAGTGCAGCAGTTACATACAGACATCTGCCACAGCACCACAGCACAGCTATACACAGAGCGCAGCAGGGGGTAGGACATATGAGCAGAGCCAGCGTGAAGGGGGACAAACAGGGCAATTACCCCGAGCCTccatccccaagggccccccctgCAGTTGCTTTAATGCCAGCAAGCAGCAGCAAAGTGTACTGTGAaaatgctgcttctggccggtgTCCCAGTGCCTGGTCCACCTTAAGTAACCTTCCTCCTTAAAAattaccccctccccctctctcacaGGCCTCCTGCTTCCGGGTTAGCAGCACATGTCGGGACGGTAAGGGAGAAGGGGCTGTCTGCAGATATAGTGCAGCTCCCTGTATAGAATACATCTCCCTCCCCTACAGACTTGCACCCTGACCCCTGCTCTGCATGAAAGGCAAGtgtaaatgtgtatgtgtgtgtcatgtcaacaatatgtgtatattgggtgcactgtatgttatacaggtgtgtgtgtgttgtaggTGTGGATAGGTGAGTgtgttagtttttatttttatcatatgacctgctatgtgccctgtatacggccatcatatgacctgctatgtgccctgtatacgaccatcatatgacctgctatgtgccctgtatacggccatcatatgacctgctatgtgccctgtatacggcCATCATATGACCTGCTATGTGCCGTATATTGCCATCATATGACCTGCTATGTGCCCGTGTATTGCCATCATATGACCTgctatgtgccctgtatacggcCATCATATGACCTGCTATGTGCCGTATATTGCCATCATATGACCTGCTATGTGCCCGTATATTGCCATCATATGACCTGCTATGTGCCGTATATTGCCATCATATGACCTGCTATGTGCCGTATATTGCCATCATATGACCTgctatgtgccctgtatacggccatcatatgacctgctatgtgccctgtatacggcCATCATATGACCTGCTATGTGCCCGTATATTGCCTTCATatgaacaactacagagaggggaggtatacagtactgAAAACTTGGAAACTtcgaaacctcttctgtgttgtcctcacccaGGATGATAGGTAGTGCCTAAAAATGGCAAATTATGGTGGAGCAGGATTGTGTGGGAATTTATTATAAGCTACAGGTTTTCAGTTAACATGCCTTACTTATGGTTTTCAATcagcttggggggagggggggggcgccatttcaggtttcgcctcaggcagcagaatgcctagaatcggccctgcctagGACCAGTACACCAGACTTTCTCTTCAGTTTATCTAATActtttcagccccccccccccgccccgccgATCAGTCACTCCTCCCAAATGCCAAACCAACCACCAGATCCATAGCTGCCGCTCCAGTGCTGCCCACCAGgcttgctgcaaggacatcaataCACACTGTTCATGGGATGATGCATCCAATCACTGACCTCAACAATCATGTGCTTTAGATGCAAGCAGAGACTGCAGTGGCCAGTGACTTGGTGAGGTGCCATGTGATCAAAGTAATGGCATCACAGCATCTCCTActgcaggggtaaggaaccttggctctccagctgttgcaaaactacaacttccagctttGGCCtttgctgtccatgcatgatgggagttgtagttttgcaacagctggagagccaagtttcCCCATCCCATCCTACTGCAAACACTGAAGCATTATGGGGGCTGCTAGAGCTGGTCTCTTCTCCATACACATCCCTAGTTATATCAAAATTAAGGACTGTAGTGACATAAATCCAGGGCTCAGTCTCAGATTTCTGCGCTAGGAAGAATAGTCTGAGCTTTATTTGCGGCAGTTTATATTTTTTGCAGATGTTAGCGTCTGTACAGTCTACAGAAAAatgcagatcccatagacttctactggTGTGTCTGTGCCTCAATtatggtccgcactaggacatgtcccttTTTTGCGGATCCATAAAAATTGCGGATGGAAACCAATGGCATCTATATTTATCCGTAATTATGGACAAATTTTGTGGTCGAGTAAATGAGGCCCAAAGCTATAGGAATAGAAACTAAGGGCTCCCTGATTCATGCCACCTTTGTTGTATAGtgcatatgggggcacagaggaccctctctgaagatttacacagactgcaggaggagagacagaTCTACAGGCTCCACACTTTATGAAACATATAAAGTAAATCTGAAATGGAAGGTGTTGTCCCCTATAAATTTAGGGTGCTGCCTTTATTACTATAACCAACGTACTAGCTCCTCCAGATCAGCCAGCTGACCCAGCGCTTCGGGGATCTCCTCCAACTGGTTGTGCTGGATCAGGAGGCTCTTGAGGCTCTGCAGCTGGGACAGCTCCGGGGGCAGTAACTTCAGCTTATTgtgactgttaaaaaaaaaagacatcagtAAGAACACAGCAGGGATAGAAAAAATGAATCCAAACCATacagttaaaatatatatatatatatatatatatatatatatatatatatatatatatatatatatatatatatatatatatatatatatatatacacacacacaataaggaaCAAGAACAGTGCATAAACAACCACATATACCTGACATTCAGCTTCTGAAGGTTAACCAGCTCTCCAATGGCGCTAGGAAGCTCAGTCAGCAGGTTGTCATGGACCTGTGAAGACAGCAGTGTTCATTCTTGTCCAGTAATATTGTATAcattgcttaaagtgacagtaccaccaggcccaggctaaagcactggaggcggcccacccacccttagtgggaggaaacactagcccctc
The nucleotide sequence above comes from Dendropsophus ebraccatus isolate aDenEbr1 chromosome 8, aDenEbr1.pat, whole genome shotgun sequence. Encoded proteins:
- the LRRC40 gene encoding leucine-rich repeat-containing protein 40 → MSRFRRGGMTGDPRAGFRDQRDKEPAVPQGLINSARKSGQLNLSGRGLSEVPASVWRINVDTPEEAHSNVQFDASDRWWEQTDLVKLFLSSNKLQSLPGDLKLLPALVVLDVHDNLLTELPSAIGELVNLQKLNVSHNKLKLLPPELSQLQSLKSLLIQHNQLEEIPEALGQLADLEELDLSNNNLRNISGCFGGLTHLGRLNLSNNKLKALPTEISSLKSLRQLDCTSNLLEDVPASLAGMDSLEQLYLRQNKLTFLPEFPNCKRLKELHVGNNQINTLGPQHLLHLSCLSILELRDNKLKSLPDEIALLTGLERLDLSNNDLSSLPSSLANLQNLKSLQLEGNPLRGIRRDLLSKGTQELLKYLRGRIPEPKSEQGEASVITAMTMPSDAVVNSHAIATLKTLDYSDKQAPSIPDTVFSAVGSSPITIVNFCKNQLTEVPPRIVELKDSVCDVNLGFNKISTISLNLCMLLKLTHLDMRNNLLASLPDELEALTRLQSIILSFNRFKTFPDVLYRIPTLETILISTNQITSIDPLQLIKLTKLSTLDLRNNDLMQIPPTLGNCESLRSLNLEGNPFRNPRAAILAKGTAAVLEYLQSRIPT